A stretch of DNA from Anaerobacillus isosaccharinicus:
TAACACACATTTAAGACTTGAGTAAGAATTCAAATTCGTGATTTTAGGATAAGTCCTCGACCGATTAGTATCTCTCAGCTCCACACGTCACCGTGCTTCCACCCGAGACCTATCAACCTCATCATCTTTAAGGGGTCTTACTGGATTAACTCCAAGGGAAATCTCATCTCGAGGGGGGCTTCATGCTTAGATGCTTTCAGCACTTATCCCTTCCACACGTAGCTACCCAGCTATGCTCCTGGCGGAACAACTGGTACACCAGCGGTGTGTCCATCCCGGTCCTCTCGTACTAAGGACAGCTCCTCTCAAATTTCCTACGCCCGCGACGGATAGGGACCGAACTGTCTCACGACGTTCTGAACCCAGCTCGCGTACCGCTTTAATGGGCGAACAGCCCAACCCTTGGGACCTACTTCAGCCCCAGGATGCGATGAGCCGACATCGAGGTGCCAAACCTCCCCGTCGATGTGGACTCTTGGGGGAGATAAGCCTGTTATCCCCAGGGTAGCTTTTATCCGTTGAGCGATGGCCCTTCCATGCGGAACCACCGGATCACTAAGCCCGACTTTCGTCCCTGCTCGACTTGTAGGTCTCGCAGTCAAGCTCCCTTTTGCCTTTGCACTCTACGAATGATTTCCAACCATTCTGAGGGAACCTTTGGGCGCCTCCGTTACTGTTTAGGAGGCGACCGCCCCAGTCAAACTGCCCACCTGACACTGTCCCCGAACCGGATCACGGTCCTAGGTTAGAATTTCAATACAATCAGGGTAGTATCCCACCGACGCCTCCACCGAAGCTGGCGCTCCGGGTTCTCTGGCTCCTACCTATCCTGTACAAATTGTACCAAAATCCAATATCAAGCTACAGTAAAGCTCCATGGGGTCTTTCCGTCCTGTCGCGGGTAACCTGCATCTTCACAGGTAATATAATTTCACCGGGTCTCTCGTTGAGACAGTATCCAAATCGTTACACCATTCGTGCGGGTCGGAACTTACCCGACAAGGAATTTCGCTACCTTAGGACCGTTATAGTTACGGCCGCCGTTTACTGGGGCTTCAATTCAGAGCTTCTCCCTAAGGATAACCCCTCCTCTTAACCTTCCAGCACCGGGCAGGTGTCAGCCCCTATACTTCGCCTTGCGGCTTCGCAGAGACCTGTGTTTTTGCTAAACAGTCGCTTGGATCTATTCACTGCGGCTCTCTCGGGCTTTAACACCCTATCAGAGCACCCCTTCTCCCGAAGTTACGGGGTCATTTTGCCGAGTTCCTTAACGAGAGTTCTCCCGAGCGTCTTAGAATTCTCTTCTCGCCTACCTGTGTCGGTTTGCGGTACGGGCACCTCTCACCTCGCTAGAGGCTTTTCTTGGCAGTGTAGGATCAGGAACTTCGCTACTTAAATTTCGCTCGCCATCACAACTCAGCCTTCGCGAGAAGCGGATTTGCCTACTTCTCAGCCTAATTGCTTGGACGCACATATCCATCAGTGCGCTTACCCTACCTTGCTGCGTCCCCCCATTACTCAAACGGTGAGGAGGTGGTACAGGAATTTCAACCTGTTGTCCATCGCCTACGCTTTTCAGCCTCGGCTTAGGTCCCGACTTACCCTGAGCGGACGAGCCTTCCTCAGGAAACCTTGGGCTTTCGACGGAGGGGATTCTCACCCCTCTTTTCGCTACTCATACCGGCATTCTCACTTCTAAGCGCTCCACCAGTCCTTACGGTCTGACTTCGCTGCACTTAGAACGCTCCCCTACCACTGACACCAAAAGGTGTCAATCCATAGCTTCGGTGATACGTTTAGCCCCGGTACATTTTCGGCGCAGAGTCACTCGACCAGTGAGCTATTACGCACTCTTTAAATGGTGGCTGCTTCTAAGCCAACATCCTGGTTGTCTGGGCAACTCCACATCCTTCTCCACTTAACGTATACTTTGGGACCTTAGCTGATGGTCTGGGCTGTTTCCCTCTTGACTACGGATCTTAGCACTCGCAGTCTGACTCCCGAGGATAAGTATTTGGCATTCGGAGTTTGACTGAATTCAGTAATCCTGTGGGGACCCCTAGTCCAATCAGTGCTCTACCTCCAATACTCTTCCCTCGAGGCTAGCCCTAAAGCTATTTCGGGGAGAACCAGCTATCTCCGAGTTCGATTGGCATTTCACCCCTACCCACACCTCATCCCCGCACTTTTCAACGTGCGTGGGTTCGGGCCTCCATTCAGTGTTACCTGAACTTCACCCTGGACATGGGTAGATCACACGGTTTCGGGTCTACGACCACGTACTCATTCGCCCTATTCAGACTCGCTTTCGCTGCGGCTCCGCCTTATCAGCTTAACCTTGCACGTAATCGTAACTCGCCGGTTCATTCTACAAAAGGCACGCTGTCACCCGGGTTTTTTCCAAAGAAAAAACATAGGGCTCCAACTACTTGTAGGCACACGGTTTCAGGATCTCTTTCACTCCCCTCCCGGGGTGCTTTTCACCTTTCCCTCACGGTACTGGTTCACTATCGGTCACTAGGAAGTATTTAGCCTTGGGAGATGGTCCTCCCGGATTCCGACGGGGTTTCACGTGTCCCGCCGTACTCAGGATACACTCTGGAGGAAACGAAGTTTCGATTACAGGGCTGTTACCTTGTTTCGCGGACCTTTCCAGATCGCTTCGTCTACTTCGTTTCTTTGTAACTCCGTGTAGAGTGTCCTACAACCCCAAGGGGCAAGCCCCTTGGTTTGGGCTGTTTCCGTTTCGCTCGCCGCTACTCAGGAAATCGATAATTTCTTTCTCTTCCTCTGGGTACTTAGATGTTTCAGTTCCCCAGGTCTGCCTCCTCATAGCCTATGTATTCAGCTATGGGTACCATCCCATTACGGATGGTGGGTTCCCCCATTCGGAAATCCCCGGATCAAAGCTTACTTACAGCTCCCCGAGGCATATCGTTGTTCGTCACGTCCTTCTTCGGCTCCTAGTGCCAAGGCATCCACCGTGCGCCCTTTCTAACTTAACCTAATTTTTTTGTGATAAGCTTCGCATTTCTTCGTCAACTTCGCTCTCCAATCGTCCTCATGTACGTTTGATGTACACTCCGGCGATTGTTTCGCTCGTTTCCTCGAACTACTCGCTTCTCTCAAAAAAATACCTAGTGTTTTTTTACAAAAACACCTGTTAAAAGGATTTTACGTCGATTTGAATTCTTGACTACTCAAGTTTACTCATAAAGTTCTTACAAACTTTCCGGTAAAACTTAAATGTGTTGTTGTTATCTAGTTTTCAAGGAACAAAGCGGCAATTGATAAGCGTCGAATTTCTTCGTCAGCTTCACTCGTCAATCATCCTCATGTACGTCTATGTACACTCCGGTGATTATCTCGTTCGCTTCCTCGAACTTCTTGCTTCTAAATTGCCTTTGTAGTTTCTAAATGGATTTAGAATATATGAGGCATCACTGAGATACTTTCACAATTCTACATTCTACATTTTGAATTCTACATTATATTGAAAGATTGCTCTCTCAAAACTGAAACACAGCGTCAGCGTACTTTTCCTAAGAAAAGCATCGACTAGAGTTTTAACTCCATAGAAAGGAGGTGATCCAGCCGCACCTTCCGATACGGCTACCTTGTTACGACTTCACCCCAATCATCTGTCCCACCTTAGGCGGCTGGCTCCATAAAGGTTACCCCACCGACTTCGGGTGTTACAAACTCTCGTGGTGTGACGGGCGGTGTGTACAAGGCCCGGGAACGTATTCACCGCGGCATGCTGATCCGCGATTACTAGCAATTCCGGCTTCATGTAGGCGAGTTGCAGCCTACAATCCGAACTGAGAATGGCTTTATGGGATTGGCTCAACCTCGCGGTTTTGCTGCCCTTTGTACCATCCATTGTAGCACGTGTGTAGCCCAGGTCATAAGGGGCATGATGATTTGACGTCATCCCCACCTTCCTCCGGTTTGTCACCGGCAGTCACCTTAGAGTGCCCAACTGAATGCTGGCAACTAAGATCAAGGGTTGCGCTCGTTGCGGGACTTAACCCAACATCTCACGACACGAGCTGACGACAACCATGCACCACCTGTCACTTTGTCCCCCGAAGGGGAAAGCCCTATCTCTAGGGTTGTCAAAGGATGTCAAGACCTGGTAAGGTTCTTCGCGTTGCTTCGAATTAAACCACATGCTCCACTGCTTGTGCGGGCCCCCGTCAATTCCTTTGAGTTTCAACCTTGCGGTCGTACTCCCCAGGCGGAGTGCTTAATGTGTTAACTTCGGCACTAAGGGCATCGAAACCCCTAACACCTAGCACTCATCGTTTACGGCGTGGACTACCAGGGTATCTAATCCTGTTTGCTCCCCACGCTTTCGCGCCTCAGCGTCAGTTACAGACCAGAGAGTCGCCTTCGCCACTGGTGTTCCTCCATATATCTACGCATTTCACCGCTACACATGGAATTCCACTCTCCTCTTCTGCACTCAAGTCTCCCAGTTTCCAATGACCCTCCACGGTTGAGCCGTGGGCTTTCACATCAGACTTAAGAGACCGCCTGCGCGCGCTTTACGCCCAATAATTCCGGACAACGCTTGCCACCTACGTATTACCGCGGCTGCTGGCACGTAGTTAGCCGTGGCTTTCTGGTTAGGTACCGTCAAGGTACCGCCCTATTCGAACGGTACTTGTTCTTCCCTAACAACAGAACTTTACGACCCGAAGGCCTTCATCGTTCACGCGGCGTTGCTCCGTCAGACTTTCGTCCATTGCGGAAGATTCCCTACTGCTGCCTCCCGTAGGAGTCTGGGCCGTGTCTCAGTCCCAGTGTGGCCGATCACCCTCTCAGGTCGGCTACGCATCGTCGCCTTGGTAAGCCGTTACCTTACCAACTAGCTAATGCGCCGCGGGCCCATCCTGTAGTGTTAGGTAAAACCCAACTTTTACTTTTGCACCATGTGATGCTAAAGATTATCCGGTATTAGCTTCGGTTTCCCGAAGTTATCCCAGTCTACAGGGCAGGTTGCCCACGTGTTACTCACCCGTCCGCCGCTAAGATTTAAAAGCAAGCTTTTAAATCTCCGCTCGACTTGCATGTATTAGGCACGCCGCCAGCGTTCGTCCTGAGCCAGGATCAAACTCTCCATAAAAGTGTTTGACAAAAGCTCAATAAAAATTTGTTACATTGACGAGATATTACTATCTCTTTAATTCGCTTGGCTGTGTGTTCAGTTTTCAAAGAACAATGCTTCTTATCTCACTTACAAAATGAGATACTTCTCACTACTACTTTATGCGACGAGAAGCTCACTTCGAAGCTTTCTCTTGCAGACGCAGGAGCAATCGCTGTCGTTTCACCGACAAGAATTTAATTATATCACGATAATTTTATCATGTCAACAACTTTTTAAAACGTTGTTGATGTCACTCAAATCAGCGACTTTAATAATATAACATTTCTTTTCCTCTAAGTCAATATCCCAATAGAATAATTTGATTTTAAAGCATCAAAAGAAAGGAAGTCGTTTTTAGCGACAAAATTTATTATACCCAAATCGATTAGATAAGTCAATAACTTTGAACTAAAAACTTATTTAATATAATATAACCGATGAAATACACCTTCGACTTCCGTTTCTAATTTAACTACATCTACAATCCCCTTTTGAACTAAATAATGAATCGTCACTAGTAAATCAGATCCACACTCTTTTAATTCCGGATCACTTAGTAAATGTTCAACACTCCACGGCTCATCTCTTTGCTGCATCATCTCAATTAGGTGACTAGCTCCAAGCTTCGTTTTAGACGTTATCGCAAAATTGATCGCAATTAATAGAAGCTCTATTCTTTTTTCTAAACTCTCTTCTCCCGTTACCATCTCATCATACAGCTTATAAATTTCCGGTTCTAAATGTTTTACTTGTTGCCATACTGTTACCTCAGGATACAACCCGTGCTCGATAACTGATAACCTAGCCAAATGATGCAATGAATGAAGAATCTCATTGAAAGAATCTAAAAAGTGCCCCTTCGTAAATAACAATTTCCCATCTGAGTAACGTCTAATCATTTTAGAGAATTCAACTGAAATTTTATACTTCCGGTTATTAATTGGAAATTCCACAATATTCTTTCTAAGTTCTGTAACATAACTATTTTTCTCAATAAGAATAGTACCATGCAATAACAAATCAATTTGAAGACGATTTTGTCCGCTAATTAAGATCTGTGAGATTTTATGTGCATCAACAACTTGAAGTTCAATAGATCTATTACCAAGCTGAAAGTGAGAAACACCAGTTTGTCCATCTACCTCATTCGTAATTTTAATTAAAACAACATCGAGTTCCAAGTTACTTTCATTGCGAAACTCTTTTTCTATAGATATCAAACCTAATGTAGTTAAATCGTTTATCTTTTCTTCTATTAAATCATTCATTAACTGATCCACTTATTTTCCTCCTTAACAAACCACTAGCACTCTAAACATAAATGTTCGACAACAGTTTAACTAAACCTTCTTCCGGCATAAATAAAATTCGTGTAAAATTGTGAAGCTTAATAGATAGAAAAAATAAAAACAGTTTATATCATTTACTGTTTATTCATTGTTTGTGCTATACTTTATTAATGTATTTAATAGAATTGCTTAATGGAGGTCATTACAATGGCATTTAAATATAGTAGCAAAATAAATAAAATGCGTACTTTTGCACTTGCACTTGTATTTATAGGGATCATTATTATGTATGGAGGGATTTTCTTTCAAACCTCACCATTATTAATGACTGTGTTTATGGTTTTAGGGTTTCTTTGTATCATCATAAGTACAATCGTTTATTTCTGGGTTGGTATGATTTCCACTAAAACAATTCAAGTTGTTTGCCCAAGCTGTGGAAGGTCAACGAAAATGCTTGGTAGAGTAGATGCTTGTATGTACTGTAACGAACCACTTACTCTTGATAAAGAACTTGAAGGAAAAGAATTTGATTTAAAGTACAATCGAAAGCAATAATACAAAAAGAAGTGCCCTCATCTGAAGGCACTTCTTTTACTTTATAAAAAAAATTTAATGCTGTTCCTTTTTTAGACACTCAGGACACGAACCATAAATTTCCATACGATGACTCGTCACCTTAAATCCTGTTACATGTTCCGCTAACGTTTCTACTTCATCTAATCCTGGATAATGAAAGTCTACAATTTTTTCACACTTTTCACAAATTACATGGTAGTGATCTGATGTAACACTGTCAAACCTACTTGATGAATCACCATATGTTAATTCTCTTACTAGACCAACATCTTTAAAAACACGCAAGTTGTTGTACACAGTAGCTACACTCATATTAGGGAACTTGCCTTCCAGCGCTTTATATATATCGTCCGCTGTAGGATGGGCAAAAGAACTAAACAAATACTCTAATATAGCATGGCGTTGAGGCGTCATACGAACTTTCGTACTTTTTAAAGAGTCAAGTGCTTCTTGCAGACGATGAGTCATATAACAACACCTCTCCTTAAAATATAGATTCTTACTTTATAATAGTTATAAACAGTATAATATATTGCAGCAATAGCTGTCAACGGTTAACAACAAGGTCATATTGAAAAATCTATACCATAAGGGTTTAGCCACCTTTAGTATCCCTTATCAGGATCAATAACATTTAAATAATTATGTCTATCGGCAAGAAATACCCCCAAATTTTTTTCAAATATCCCCATCGCTCTTTGTTGATACTGAGCAGAAATTCCTGACAAATGTGGCGTAATCGTCACTTTCTCCATGTCCCAAAACGGATGGTCAGAAGGTAAGGGCTCATTCTCAAAGACATCTAACACCGCATGGGCAATCTCCCCTTCTTCTAATGCTAAAATTAAGTCTTTTTCAATGACACTCTTGCCCCTACCGATATTAATGAAGACTGCGGTCTCCTTCATTTGTTTAAAAATCTCACTATTTATAATACCATCCGTTTCAGGGGTGCTAGGTAGAACTGATACGACAAAATCACTTTGTTGAAGTAAATCGTTAATAGTAGACATAGTTACCATCTCGTCAAATGATTCTACTTTTGTTCCACTACGATTTAACCCAATCGTTTTCATGTTAAAAACTTGAGCATACTTAGCGATTTGTGTGCCGATTGCCCCTGCTCCAAGGACCCCTACCGTTTTCCCATTAAGCTCAGTCATTGGAAGTGTACGATCCCAAATATGATTCTGTTCATTTTTGATTAATTTTTTTGTTTGTCTTGCCACTTGAAGCATCATCGATATTGTGTATTCTGCCATCGGAATTTTATGAATCCCTCTTGCATTCGTTACCAATATCCCTTTTTCCTTAATAGTTGTAAAAGGCATTTGATCTAATCCAGCTGAAATAACCATAATCCATTTTAAATTCTTAGCCTGTACAATTATTTCATCGGTTAAATCTTCCCCATATGTAATTAACACATCTGCTTCTACTAAATCACCTATAGCTTCGCTTATATTTTTTCTAAATGAAAATTCGAAGTCTGGATAATTGGAAATTAACCTTTCCTTAATCCTCGTTTTCAGTTTAGCTGAAGAAACAATTTTCATTACATTAGCCTCCTATATAACACATCTAGCAAAATATTTTTCTATAAAAAAGAGCAAGAATGAATTCATTCTTGCTAAAGGTTGTTTGAGTAGGGAAAAACACTTTCATAATGTATCTATATTCTTATTCATTAAAGACGTATAGACAAACGTCTCGAGTATAAAATATTATTGTAAATTTTCTTTTATATATTGTAGCGCTTCATTGACATGATCCTTCACTTTTACTTTGCGCCACTCTTTAACGATCTTCCCATCTTGATCAAGAATGAACGTTGAACGCTCAATTCCCATATACTCTTTTCCAAAGTTCTTCTTTAGTTTCCAGACGCCAAACGCTTCTGCTAACTCGTTTTCTACATCAGCTAGTAACAAAAATGGCAATCCGTGTTTTTCAATAAATTTATCATGTCGATCTAACGGGTCAGGGCTGACTCCTAAAATAACTGCATTCACATCTTCAAAATTTTGATGTTGATCACGAAAATCACAAGCCTGTGTTGTACAACCTGGCGTCATATCTTTCGGGTAAAAATATAAAACGACGTTTTTACCTCGATAATCGGAAAGCTTTACTTCCTTCCCATTACTAGCCTCACACGAAACATCTGGTGCAACCTGCCCAACTTCTACCATATTAATTACCCCCAAATTTCAATTGTAAATCACGAATTGTGAATTAAAAGCTTCGAAGCCCCATCTTCAAAATTCTACATTCTACATTCTACATTCTACATTCTACATTCTACATTTATAAGGGTAACCAATCTTATCCATTTGTACAACTAGTTTGCTTTTTCTCGTTCTTTAAGGTAGACAAATGTTGAAACAACAAAGGCTGTCGGGAGTAAATAACCAAAAAAAGCTTCAAGCATAGCAATCCAACGACCAATTCCAAGTGGCGTGATATCACCATACCCGACTGATAAAATCGTCACCACACTAAAATACATCGCATCTTCAATTAGATGTAAAAAAGAACCACCCACTTGATAATTTCCCTCTGTTAAAACTGTCAAACCCAGTAACTGTAGTGAGATATAAATACTCCCAAAGCCAACCGCTACCGTTATATAAACTAGTAACAAAATTAAAAAATTCCGTATCGAAATTTGTTTTCCGTGAAAGATCGGCTTGTTTTTTAATAACAGTAACACACTCATCATAATGCCAACAACAGCTACGAGCATGACGATAAAAAGTAGAAATTCGCCCATAAATAAAACCACCTCTTTCAAATTGTATGAAGAGATGGCTCTATTTAGGACAGGCAAACGGTTAGTTCCCTGCACCACGATATTTTTTTACACCTGCGTTCCATAATAAAACAGCAATCGTTAAATAGATAACACCCATCACTGGCGTTAAAAAGGCATAATGGTACCACTCTTCTCGATTTAAAAAGTAAGCAGCAGGATAAACACCAACAAAAGCAAACGGTAAGATCCACGTTAAAATGTAACGAATTACACGGTGATAAATATCAACTGGATACCGACCATAATTCCCGATATTGTACATCATCGGCATGATGTCCGTTCGACTATCAGACCAAAATCCAATACTTGCTAAAGAGATAAAAATTCCTGCATAAATAAAAGCGCCACCGATAACCATCGCAATGAAAATAAACAAGTCATACCACGCTAATGAAATCCCTAAACTCATTCCTGCGTAATACATAATGGCTAATCCTGTAACCACACCAAATAATGATTCTAACTCCATCCGTTCCATAATGATCTGGAAAAGGCTATGAATTGGTCTCGTCAATACTCGATCTAACTCTCCTTTAACAATATAGCGATCATTAAAATCCCATATGTTAAAAAAAGCAGAAAATAGTGCGTATGGTACTAAAAAGAAACCGTAAATAAAGATAATTTCTTCTCGACTCCAACCACTTAATAATGTCGTATGACCAAAGACGACTAATATAAAGATTAGATTTACCGCTTGAAACAATAAGTCTGAAAAAATTTCTACAACCGTATCAACACGATATGCAAGTCTTGTTTTTAAATACTGAGAGGCATACTGAAAGAAAATCGAAAAATAAAACATCCTTTAGCCCCCCTGCACAATCAATTGTTTTTTAGCTAACAGCCATAATAGCTGAATTGGAATAATTAACACAAGTGCCCAAAATGCTTGGAGGGCAACCGCTGAATAAATGGCACTCCCCACAAATCCCTCAGTAAAAATCATACTAGGAATATAACTAATCGCTTGAAACGGTAAATATCCCATAACGGACTGTGCCCATAGCGGGTAAAAAGAGATCGGCAACAACAAACCTGAAAAGAGGTCAATAACTACTCGTTTTGCTCTGATCAGTCCTGAATTATTAAATAAGAAAAATGTCATGATTCCAGTAAGTAAATTGATCTGTGTATTAATAATAAAACTAAACATTAAAGAAACAAAGAATAGTCCCCATGTTGTAATGCTTGCCGAAAAATTAATCGGAAATAAAAACGCCACGATAAACATTCCTGGTACCGAGAAAAATAACAAACGAAATAACCCTTCACCAAGACCTTGCATCGTTTTCATCCCTAAATAGTTATAAGGACGGATCATTTCAATGGCCACTTTACCATCTTTTATTTCATTAGCTATTTCTCTGTCAATATTATTAAAGTAAAATGCCCTTGCCATCCACGCAACCGCCACATAGGTCGTCATCTGAATGACAGATAACCCTTGAATTTCTTCTTTCCCACCGTAGATTGCTATCCATAAAAAATAATACGCACCAATATTTATACTGTAAATTAGAATGCCGCTATAGTAGTTCGTCCGATAAGCTAACATCATTAAGAAACGGACGCGAATCATCTCGATATATTGACTCATGAAGTAGTCATTCCTTCTTCATATATTTTTCGAATGATTTCTTCTGTTGAAATTTCATTGATCCGAACATTTTTAATTAAGTTTCTATGAACAACCGCACTAATTAATTCGGAGACAACCCGCTCGTCTCCATCAACATTGGCAATCCATGTCGTCGCGTCTTTTTGTTTCCAATCAATACGAGCACTGTCAGGTAAGTCAATTCTATTTGTCTCATTTAAAAATTGAAACTCAACTTCTTTCCCTTCTACTGCATCTGTTTGCAACTCTGCAAGCTTACCATCATAAATAATTTTTCCTTCATCTAATAGAACGACTCGCTCACAAAGAGCTTCAATATCTGTTAAGTCATGTGTTGTAAGGAGAATCGTCGTTTTATATGTTTCATTAATTTCTTTTAAAAATTTACGGATTTTTAATTTTA
This window harbors:
- a CDS encoding nucleotidyltransferase-like protein, whose translation is MDQLMNDLIEEKINDLTTLGLISIEKEFRNESNLELDVVLIKITNEVDGQTGVSHFQLGNRSIELQVVDAHKISQILISGQNRLQIDLLLHGTILIEKNSYVTELRKNIVEFPINNRKYKISVEFSKMIRRYSDGKLLFTKGHFLDSFNEILHSLHHLARLSVIEHGLYPEVTVWQQVKHLEPEIYKLYDEMVTGEESLEKRIELLLIAINFAITSKTKLGASHLIEMMQQRDEPWSVEHLLSDPELKECGSDLLVTIHYLVQKGIVDVVKLETEVEGVFHRLYYIK
- a CDS encoding YgzB family protein; the encoded protein is MAFKYSSKINKMRTFALALVFIGIIIMYGGIFFQTSPLLMTVFMVLGFLCIIISTIVYFWVGMISTKTIQVVCPSCGRSTKMLGRVDACMYCNEPLTLDKELEGKEFDLKYNRKQ
- the perR gene encoding peroxide-responsive transcriptional repressor PerR, with the translated sequence MTHRLQEALDSLKSTKVRMTPQRHAILEYLFSSFAHPTADDIYKALEGKFPNMSVATVYNNLRVFKDVGLVRELTYGDSSSRFDSVTSDHYHVICEKCEKIVDFHYPGLDEVETLAEHVTGFKVTSHRMEIYGSCPECLKKEQH
- a CDS encoding D-2-hydroxyacid dehydrogenase; translation: MKIVSSAKLKTRIKERLISNYPDFEFSFRKNISEAIGDLVEADVLITYGEDLTDEIIVQAKNLKWIMVISAGLDQMPFTTIKEKGILVTNARGIHKIPMAEYTISMMLQVARQTKKLIKNEQNHIWDRTLPMTELNGKTVGVLGAGAIGTQIAKYAQVFNMKTIGLNRSGTKVESFDEMVTMSTINDLLQQSDFVVSVLPSTPETDGIINSEIFKQMKETAVFINIGRGKSVIEKDLILALEEGEIAHAVLDVFENEPLPSDHPFWDMEKVTITPHLSGISAQYQQRAMGIFEKNLGVFLADRHNYLNVIDPDKGY
- the bcp gene encoding thioredoxin-dependent thiol peroxidase, which gives rise to MVEVGQVAPDVSCEASNGKEVKLSDYRGKNVVLYFYPKDMTPGCTTQACDFRDQHQNFEDVNAVILGVSPDPLDRHDKFIEKHGLPFLLLADVENELAEAFGVWKLKKNFGKEYMGIERSTFILDQDGKIVKEWRKVKVKDHVNEALQYIKENLQ
- a CDS encoding potassium channel family protein is translated as MGEFLLFIVMLVAVVGIMMSVLLLLKNKPIFHGKQISIRNFLILLLVYITVAVGFGSIYISLQLLGLTVLTEGNYQVGGSFLHLIEDAMYFSVVTILSVGYGDITPLGIGRWIAMLEAFFGYLLPTAFVVSTFVYLKEREKAN
- a CDS encoding ABC transporter permease, with protein sequence MFYFSIFFQYASQYLKTRLAYRVDTVVEIFSDLLFQAVNLIFILVVFGHTTLLSGWSREEIIFIYGFFLVPYALFSAFFNIWDFNDRYIVKGELDRVLTRPIHSLFQIIMERMELESLFGVVTGLAIMYYAGMSLGISLAWYDLFIFIAMVIGGAFIYAGIFISLASIGFWSDSRTDIMPMMYNIGNYGRYPVDIYHRVIRYILTWILPFAFVGVYPAAYFLNREEWYHYAFLTPVMGVIYLTIAVLLWNAGVKKYRGAGN
- a CDS encoding ABC transporter permease, with the protein product MSQYIEMIRVRFLMMLAYRTNYYSGILIYSINIGAYYFLWIAIYGGKEEIQGLSVIQMTTYVAVAWMARAFYFNNIDREIANEIKDGKVAIEMIRPYNYLGMKTMQGLGEGLFRLLFFSVPGMFIVAFLFPINFSASITTWGLFFVSLMFSFIINTQINLLTGIMTFFLFNNSGLIRAKRVVIDLFSGLLLPISFYPLWAQSVMGYLPFQAISYIPSMIFTEGFVGSAIYSAVALQAFWALVLIIPIQLLWLLAKKQLIVQGG